The segment CCCAGCTTCTCCATCCTTTTTAAGCCCCGCCTCGGCGACTTCAGCATCAAGAAGGCCACCGGATCCGTGCCGGCGCCGGCCGTCGGGAAGAGGATTGCCGCTGATGCTGAGTCGGACGGGGAGGCATCGGTCAAGGGGGTCGAGACGCCCGTCAACGAGTTCCGGCCGGAGAACAGGATCCACATCGGTAAGAACGTGAACGGATTCCCGACGGATTTTACAGCCGGCGGCGGCGGTATTcaaggcctcctctccggcgtggaGGTCACTGCAAGAAGCGTCCTCCCCCTCCGGACCCGCACCGCGGTGAGGTTCCGGTGGGGGCTGAGGGTGCCGCCGGAGCTCCGTACCGCGTTCGTGGAGGACGCCGGCGGGAGGGTGCCGGCGGCCGGGATCTCGCTGAGCAAGTTCCCGCTGCTCGTGATGAGCAAGATCTCGATCGAACACGTGGCGACGGACGAGGGGAaggcgaaggagaagaaggctgTCGTGGCCACCGGCGGCGGCGCTGTCGCGGACGTGGCGGAGACATGCTTGTTAATAAAGCGGCAGCTGGAGGCGTTGCAGGCCGAGAATGGGCTGCTGAGGAAGGCCGTGGAGGAGCTCCGGGCAGATGTCAGCGGCTGGAATGTGGCGCCGGTGGCCAGAGGTCAGGTCTCCAGCGGGGCTGGCGTTGGCAAGGGTGGGAATAAGGCGGCGATAGGGAATAGGGACCGCCGGAGCGACGGGAAGTTGCCGGACAACTCCGGGAAAACAGCGGCGGAGGAGGTGAACGAGGAGCTGAAGAAGGCTTTGATGGGCGCCGGAAAAATCTGAAAGCAGTAGGAAGTTTGGACTAAGATGGGTGCTTGCATTGTCATAGTTTGTTTCATGCCATGTGTGACTTATATAATTTTGGTGTTTTTATGAGTCATAATATTATGCCCT is part of the Phoenix dactylifera cultivar Barhee BC4 unplaced genomic scaffold, palm_55x_up_171113_PBpolish2nd_filt_p 000064F, whole genome shotgun sequence genome and harbors:
- the LOC103723226 gene encoding uncharacterized protein LOC103723226; translated protein: MKAFIKFREDQKPLVRAKIPISILGLPFLSGVSAGESRELRLDLATAFDSGPCFRVSYRPNDSWNPFSLVVKTGNGAFGSPFGAPMAMAAEFSLLGRGTGPSFSILFKPRLGDFSIKKATGSVPAPAVGKRIAADAESDGEASVKGVETPVNEFRPENRIHIGKNVNGFPTDFTAGGGGIQGLLSGVEVTARSVLPLRTRTAVRFRWGLRVPPELRTAFVEDAGGRVPAAGISLSKFPLLVMSKISIEHVATDEGKAKEKKAVVATGGGAVADVAETCLLIKRQLEALQAENGLLRKAVEELRADVSGWNVAPVARGQVSSGAGVGKGGNKAAIGNRDRRSDGKLPDNSGKTAAEEVNEELKKALMGAGKI